DNA from Mesorhizobium loti R88b:
TTCCATCGCCTGGCGGTTGGAGACATGAACGATCATGACCGGCGTATCGACGATCTCGGCCAGGCTGATGGCGCGATGCGTCGCCTCGCGTTCCACGGCGATCGGACGCGACGTGCCATGAAAATGCGGCGCCGTGCTGCCTTGCCGTTCAAGCCGGTCCGACAGGAAGCGGATCGCGTCGTAGCCCTCGGCGTGGACCATGACCAGCGCACGATGCTGCTGGGCTACCGAAAGCACCTCGAGGATTTCACGGTCAGCGAGCTTGAGATCATCATAGGTCATGAAAATCTTGATCGAGGTGAAGCCTTCCGCGATCAGGGCCGGCAACTCCTGGCCGAGCACCTGCGGCGTCGGATCGGTGACGATCAGATGGAAGGCGACGTCGACGAAGCAATTGCCTTCCGCTTTGCGGCGATAGGCTTCGATGCTCTCGCGCAGCGTCTGCCCCTTCTCTTGCAGGCAGAACGGCATGACGAAGGTGTTGCCGCCCACCGCCGCCGAGCGCGTTCCGGTCTCGAACGTATCGGCCATGATGATGCCGGGCGCTCCCGGCTGTTCGAGATGGACGTGGCTGTCGATGCCGCCCGGCATCACAAGCAGGCCCGAGGCATCGATGGTCTCTTCGGCCCCTGAGAGCTTGTCGGCCAGCGCCACGATGCGCCCATCCTTGACGCCGACGTCACAGCTGAACGTGTCGGATGCGGTAACAACCGTGCCGCGCGTGATGATGGTGTCAAATGTCATGGCTGAAGCTTTGTCTCTGAAAGAAAGGCGAGCCGCTCAAAATTGGCATGGTTGCGGCCAAGGCGCAAACGGAAGGCGGGGAAACCGCGATCCATATCGTCCGTCACCAAGGCAGACGATCGCCTGTGCGATCGAAGAAACCGCCGCTGTCACGCGGCGTCAGTTTGTCGATGCACGACAGGATGGCTGCCGCCGCATCGCGAGGGGCCTGCACTGCCAGACCGGACTTGCCGAAGGGCGCCGAGAGCTTGGTGTCGACCGTGCCGGGATGGAGCGCAACGCAAATCGCTGCGGGGTTCGACCGGGCAAGCTCGATCGACGCGGTGCGCACGAACTGGTTGAGTGCTGCCTTGGCCGCCCGGTAGCCGTACCAGCCGCCCAGTTTATTGTCGCCGATGCTGCCGACCTTGGCCGAGATGGTCGCGAACACCGCACGTTCGCCTTTCGGCAGCAGCGGCAGGAAATGCTTCATCACCAAAGCCGGGCCGATGGCGTTCACGGCAAACGACTTTGCGAGATGCCTGGGATCGAGGCTGCGCCAGGTCTTCTCGGGCTCAAAACCCGCGCCATGAAGGAAGCCTGTCGCATCGATGAAGAGGGTCGGCACACCGAGGCTTGCGACATAGCTTGCAGCATCTCGGATCGTCTTTTCATCCTCGATATCGATGCGCGGCTGACTGCCGCGCGACAGCCTCACCACCTGACGGAAGCGGCCAGATTCCTCGGCGATTTCGGCAAGCGCGGCGCCAAGCCCGCCACTTGCGCCAATGACAACGGCAATCGGCGAGCCCGTACGGTCCTCCGCCATCACCAGCCAAACGTGCCGGGCGCGCCCTTGAATGGGCCGACGATGCGCGACGTGATCCAGCCGCCATAGAAATCGCCGGTCTGGGCCGCGACGCGTTCGTCGCCGACCAGCGCTTCATCGACCCTGGAGGCATAGAAGGCGACGTAGCCGGCAATCGCCCCGTATGCAGCAGTCGGATTGTCGTAGCGCCAGCCTGCCCGTTCTGAGCGGCGGCCGGCGGCAGCGATTGTGACATAGCTTGCCGTGCCCTTGAATTCGCAGAAGGAGCTTCCGGCGGCTGGCACGATCAGATCCATGCGCATGTCTTGCGGCGGCAGATAATAGACCGGTGGATGGCTGGTCTCGAGAACGCGGAAAGCGCGATGGGTATCGGCGATGGTTTCACCGGCGAAGCGCACCACGATGCGCTCGCTGACCGGTTCGATGCGTGGCGGGCGCGGGTAGTCCCAGACCGATTCCTGGCCTGCCGTTGGCATGATCGCTTCAGGGTGTCTGGACATGATCAGCCTCCTTCCTTCGCGCCCACGCAGTCAGCCGGGGACGCACAACCAGAAATGCGATGTAAAGCCGTTCCAGCGCCGCCAGCACGACGCCGTTTCTGGCGAGAAGCCCCAGCGGTCGCATGATCGGGATCGCGCGCCACATGGCAGCGAAGGCAGCGGCACCCGAGACGATCCTGCCATCTTCCTGCGCATGAAAACGCGCGAGCAGATCACGCCGGTCAATCGGGCAGGACTGATCCTGTTCGATATCGATGAAGGTAATGGCGCGCCGCCAGTCCAGACGCCGCATCAACGCAATCTCGCGCCGGCATAACGGACATCCGCTATCGAACCATACTGTGAGCGTCATGGTCGTGATTGCTCCAGGCAGTGTTTGCGAGACACAACGAAAACGATCCGTGCCCAAGCAATGTGAAAGGAAGAGTCGGCCGTCAGAGGCGTTGTGCCGCTTGCGCTGTGTATATCAATCACTAGGCAGCCTCTGTCTCAAAGGCGGCTGACGCAAGCCTGGGAAGATGAATGCGTCCGGATTCATCCGGCACAGCCCATGGCCGCCTTACGGCGCCGATAGCTTCCGCCACCGCAAGTCCGGCCTGCAGCCCGTCCTCGTGGAAGCCCGCGCCAAAATACGCGCCGCAAAACCAAGTACTGCGTACGCCTTGCAGTGACCACAGCTGCTCCTGTGCCGTGATGGCGTCGACATTGAAACTGGGATGCCGATAACTCAGTCGCCGCAACACGGCATCGGGTTTGATTTCCCGATGCGGATTGAGTGTAACGAAAAGCGGCGTCTGATCGGGAATGCCCTGCAAGCGGTTCATCCAGTAGGTTACGGCGAGTTGACGCGTGTTTCCCTCCTCGCGAGACATGTAGTTCCAGCTTGACCAAACCTTGCGCCGGCG
Protein-coding regions in this window:
- a CDS encoding thiol-disulfide oxidoreductase DCC family protein; the encoded protein is MTLTVWFDSGCPLCRREIALMRRLDWRRAITFIDIEQDQSCPIDRRDLLARFHAQEDGRIVSGAAAFAAMWRAIPIMRPLGLLARNGVVLAALERLYIAFLVVRPRLTAWARRKEADHVQTP
- a CDS encoding SDR family NAD(P)-dependent oxidoreductase, which encodes MAEDRTGSPIAVVIGASGGLGAALAEIAEESGRFRQVVRLSRGSQPRIDIEDEKTIRDAASYVASLGVPTLFIDATGFLHGAGFEPEKTWRSLDPRHLAKSFAVNAIGPALVMKHFLPLLPKGERAVFATISAKVGSIGDNKLGGWYGYRAAKAALNQFVRTASIELARSNPAAICVALHPGTVDTKLSAPFGKSGLAVQAPRDAAAAILSCIDKLTPRDSGGFFDRTGDRLPW
- a CDS encoding DUF427 domain-containing protein, translating into MSRHPEAIMPTAGQESVWDYPRPPRIEPVSERIVVRFAGETIADTHRAFRVLETSHPPVYYLPPQDMRMDLIVPAAGSSFCEFKGTASYVTIAAAGRRSERAGWRYDNPTAAYGAIAGYVAFYASRVDEALVGDERVAAQTGDFYGGWITSRIVGPFKGAPGTFGW
- the hydA gene encoding dihydropyrimidinase, with amino-acid sequence MTFDTIITRGTVVTASDTFSCDVGVKDGRIVALADKLSGAEETIDASGLLVMPGGIDSHVHLEQPGAPGIIMADTFETGTRSAAVGGNTFVMPFCLQEKGQTLRESIEAYRRKAEGNCFVDVAFHLIVTDPTPQVLGQELPALIAEGFTSIKIFMTYDDLKLADREILEVLSVAQQHRALVMVHAEGYDAIRFLSDRLERQGSTAPHFHGTSRPIAVEREATHRAISLAEIVDTPVMIVHVSNRQAMEEIRRAQMRGLAVFGETCPQYLVLTEQDMDRTGMEGAKYVCSPPPRDLDSQKACWEGLQQGVFEVFSSDHCPFRYDDPAGKMAPRGKTNFRYVPNGIPGIATRMPILFSEGVVKGRIDLNRFVALTSTNHAKRYGLYPRKGTIAVGSDADIVLWDAKREVTITHSMLKDGCDYTPYEGMAVTGWPVRTILRGRTIDPDAAARDGELVSR